Proteins co-encoded in one Populus trichocarpa isolate Nisqually-1 chromosome 10, P.trichocarpa_v4.1, whole genome shotgun sequence genomic window:
- the LOC7460792 gene encoding paired amphipathic helix protein Sin3-like 4, with protein MKRSRDDVYMGSQLKRPVLSSSTKGETSGQPQMIGGGGGGGGGQKLTTNDALAYLKAVKDIFQDNREKYDEFLEVMKDFKAQRIDTAGVIARVKELFKGHRDLILGFNTFLPKGYEITLPLEDEQPPQKKPVEFEEAINFVNKIKTRFQGDDRVYKSFLDILNLYRKENKSISEVYQEVASLFRDHHDLLLEFTHFLPDSSAAASAHFPTGRNPALRDRSSAMPTMRQMHVDKKERATASHADRDFSVDRPDPDHDRSMIRADKDQRRRAEKEKERREDRDRRERERDDRDYDHDGNRDFNMQRLPHKRKSAPRVEDSVAEQGGDGDETFGGMNPVSSAYDDKNTVKSALSQELAFCDKVKETLLDPDNYQEFLRCLHLYTREIITRSELQSLVGDLLGRYPDLMDDFNEFLARCEKNEGLLAGVVSKKSLWNEGNLPRAVKVEDRDRDRDRERDDGVKDRDREIRERDRLDKSVTFGNKDTGGHKMSLFSSKDKFTAKPINELDLSNCERCSPSYRLLPKSYMIPSASQRTELGAEVLNDHWVSVTSGSEDYSFKHMRKNQYEESLFRCEDDRFELDMLLESVNVTTKRVEELLEKINNNTIKMDSPIRIDEHLTALNLRCIERLYGDHGLDVMDVLRKNTSLALPVVLTRLKQKQEEWARCRADFNKVWAEIYAKNYHKSLDHRSFYFKQQDTKSSSTKALLVEIKEISENKRKEDDVLLAFAAGNRRPIIPNLEFEYPDTDIHEDLYQLIKYSCGEVCTSEQLDKVMKIWTTFLEPMLGVPSRPQGAEDTEDVVKAKNQSSKSGESEGSPSGAGAAVTNSKHSNSSRNGDESIPPEQSSSSRAWMLNGDNRIKENGPPDADHVARKSDTSTSALQHDKVVINAAASAAAAEELSGITKQAASNDRLLNSNVSLATGELSNGRTLVQSGLSATPSRPSNGTVEGGLGIGSSNEILPSTEAGEFSRPTVSTNGVATEVIKNHRYNDESAAQFKIEREEGELSPNGDFEEDNFAFYGEAGLEAAHKAKDSAVSRQYQARQGEGCGEAGGENDADADDEGDESAQRSTEDSENASENGDVSGSESGDGEDCSREEHEEDGDHDEHDIKAESEGEAEGMADAHDVEGDGTMLPFSERFLLNVKPLAKHVPPSLHDKEKVSRVFYGNDSFYVLFRLHQTLYERIQSAKVNSSSAERKWRASNDTSPTDLYARFMSALYNLLDGSSDNTKFEDDCRAIIGTQSYVLFTLDKLIYKLVKQLQTVAADEMDNKLLQLYAYEKSRKPGRLVDIVYHENARVLLHDENIYRIECSSAPTHLSIQLMDFGHDKPEVTAVSMDPNFASYLLNDFLPVVPDKKEKPGIFLKRNKRRNANSDECQAMEGFRVFNGLECKIACNSSKVSYVLDTEDFLFRTGRKSRTLQQNGSCHNQEKISKRVQRFHRWLSSK; from the exons atgaagaggtCAAGAGATGATGTTTACATGGGGTCTCAGCTTAAAAGGCCGGTGCTCTCTTCTTCTACTAAAGGCGAAAC TTCTGGGCAACCCCAGATGATCGGAGGAGGTGGCGGTGGCGGGGGAGGACAGAAACTTACAACAAATGATGCCTTGGCATACCTCAAGGCTGTCAAGGATATATTTCAAGACAACAGAGAAAAATACGACGAGTTTCTTGAGGTCATGAAGGATTTTAAAGCTCAAAG AATTGACACTGCAGGTGTCATAGCGAGGGTGAAGGAGTTATTTAAAGGGCACCGTGACTTAATTTTGGGTTTCAATACCTTCTTGCCAAAAGGATATGAGATCACTCTCCCACTAGAAGATGAACAGCCTCCACAGAAAAAGCCAGTTGAATTTGAAGAAGCAATTAATTTTGTGAATAAAATTAAG aCAAGGTTTCAAGGTGATGATCGTGTTTACAAATCATTTTTAGACATTCTGAACCTGTACAGAAAGGAAAATAAGTCCATCAGTGAGGTCTACCAGGAG GTGGCTTCACTTTTTCGAGACCACCATGATCTGCTCTTGGAGTTTACTCATTTCCTTCCAGATTCTTCAGCTGCTGCCAGTGCTCATTTTCCAACTGGTAGGAATCCTGCTCTTCGTGATAGAAGCTCTGCCATGCCTACAATGCGCCAGATGCATGTTGACAAG AAAGAAAGGGCTACTGCTTCACATGCTGATCGTGACTTCAGTGTCGACCGTCCCGATCCAGACCATGATAGATCTATGATCAGAGCAGATAAGGATCAACGCAGGCGtgctgaaaaagaaaaggagaggagagaagaTAGAGATAGGAGGGAACGTGAGCGGGATGATAGAGATTATGATCATGATGGCAATCGAGACTTCAACATGCAACGACTCCCTCACAAGCGGAAATCTGCTCCTAGGGTTGAAGATTCAGTTGCTGAACAAGGTGGGGATGGTGATGAGACCTTTGGAGGAATGAATCCTGTTTCATCCGcttatgatgataaaaatactGTAAAAA GTGCGTTAAGTCAAGAGCTTGCCTTTTGCGACAAAGTCAAGGAGACGTTGCTCGATCCTGATAATTACCAGGAATTTTTGAGGTGTCTTCATCTCTACACCAGAGAAATAATCACTCGATCAGAGTTGCAATCTTTG GTGGGTGATTTGCTTGGAAGATATCCTGATCTCATGGATGATTTCAATGAATTTTTGGCTCGTTGTGAAAAAAATG AGGGTTTACTTGCCGGTGTTGTGAGTAAAA AATCCCTGTGGAATGAAGGTAATTTACCCAGAGCTGTTAAAGTAGAGGACCGGGATAGAGATCGGGATCGTGAGAGAGATGATGGGGTTAAAGATAGAGACCGTGAAATCCGAGAAAGGGATAGGCTCGACAAAAGTGTAACCTTTGGAAATAAGGACACAGGAGGTCACAAGATGTCTTTATTTTCCAGCAAGGACAAGTTTACAGCAAAACCCATTAATGAACTTGACTTGTCTAACTGTGAGCGCTGCAGTCCCAGTTATCGGCTTCTGCCAAAGAGT TACATGATACCTTCTGCAAGTCAGAGGACAGAGCTTGGAGCTGAAGTATTGAATGATCATTGGGTATCTGTTACTTCAGGAAGTGAAGATTACTCTTTTAAACATATGCGAAAAAACCAGTATGAAGAGAGCTTGTTTCGATGTGAAGATGACAG GTTTGAGCTGGACATGTTGTTAGAATCTGTGAATGTAACAACCAAGCGTGTGGAAGAATTATTAGAAAAGATCAACAATAACACCATCAAAATGGATAGTCCCATTCGTATTGATGAGCACTTAACAG CTCTGAATCTGAGGTGTATTGAACGTTTATATGGCGATCATGGGCTTGATGTAATGGATGTATTGAGGAAGAACACTTCTCTTGCTTTGCCAGTTGTATTAACCCGCTTGAAGCAGAAACAAGAAGAGTGGGCAAGGTGTCGTGCTGACTTTAACAAAGTTTGGGCTGAAATTTATGCCAAAAACTATCACAAATCACTCGATCATCGTAGCTTCTATTTCAAGCAGCAGGATACAAAGAGCTCGAGCACAAAAG CCTTACTGGTGGAGATCAAAGAAATTAGTGAGAATAAGCGCAAGGAAGATGATGTGCTTCTTGCTTTTGCTGCTGGAAACAGACGACCTATTATACCAAATTTGGAATTTGAGTACCCAGATACTGACATTCATGAGGACTTATATCAACTCATCAAATATTCATGTGGAGAAGTTTGTACATCTGAACAGTTAGATAAAGTGATGAAGATTTGGACAACCTTTTTAGAACCCATGCTTGGTGTTCCGTCTCGACCTCAAGGTGCCGAGGACACTGAAGATGTTGTAAAAGCTAAGAATCAGTCTTCTAAAAGTGGAGAGAGCGAAGGCAGCCCTAGTGGTGCTGGTGCTGCAGTCACAAACTCCAAACATTCAAACTCTTCAAGAAATGGAGATGAAAGTATCCCACCTGAACAATCAAGTTCTAGCAGGGCTTGGATGCTAAATGGCGATAACAGGATTAAAGAAAATGGTCCTCCTGATGCAGATCATGTAGCTCGCAAAAGTGATACTTCCACAAGTGCTCTTCAACATGATAAGGTGGTGATTAATGCAGCTGCATCTGCAGCTGCAGCTGAAGAATTGTCAGGGATCACTAAACAAGCTGCTTCCAATGACCGGCTGCTAAATTCAAATGTATCTCTTGCCACTGGAGAGTTAAGTAATGGGCGAACACTTGTACAATCAG GGCTTAGTGCTACTCCTTCAAGACCAAGCAATGGCACTGTTGAGGGAGGGCTTGGAATAGGTTCGAGTAATGAAATATTACCTTCAACAGAG GCTGGTGAGTTTTCAAGACCCACTGTATCCACAAATGGGGTAGCAACAGAAGTCATCAAGAATCACAGATATAATGATGAATCTGCTGcacaatttaaaattgaaagagaagagGGTGAATTATCTCCAAATGGAGATTTTGAGGAGGATAATTTTGCATTTTATGGAGAAGCTGGTTTGGAGGCAGCGCATAAGGCGAAGGACAGTGCTGTTAGTAGGCAATATCAAGCCAGACAGGGAGAAGGATGTGGAGAGGCAGGAGGAGAGAATGATGCTGATGCTGATGATGAAGGTGATGAAAGTGCTCAAAGGTCAACAGAGGATAGTGAGAATGCATCTGAGAATGGTGATGTTTCTGGAAGTGAGTCTGGTGATGGTGAAGATTGTTCTCGGGAAGAGCATGAGGAAGATGGTGACCATGATGAGCATGATATTAAAGCTGAGAGTGAAGGTGAGGCTGAAGGAATGGCTGATGCCCATGATGTTGAAGGAGATGGAACAATGTTACCATTTTCAGAACGATTTCTTCTAAATGTGAAGCCTTTGGCAAAGCATGTCCCTCCTTCATTGCATGACAAAGAAAAAGTTTCTCGGGTTTTCTACGGAAATGATTCCTTCTATGTTCTTTTTAGGCTTCACCAA ACATTATACGAGAGAATACAATCTGCAAAGGTGAATTCATCATCTGCTGAAAGGAAATGGAGAGCTTCAAATGATACTAGCCCTACTGATCTCTATGCCAG ATTCATGAGTGCACTTTACAACTTACTTGATGGTTCTTCTGATAATACAAAATTTGAGGATGATTGCCGAGCTATTATTGGGACACAGTCATATGTTCTATTCACATTGGACAAACTAATATATAAGCTTGTCAAACAG CTCCAAACGGTAGCAGCAGATGAGATGGACAACAAGTTGCTCCAACTATATGCATATGAAAAATCAAGGAAACCTGGAAGACTTGTGGATATTGTTTATCACGAAAATGCTCGAGTGCTTCTTCACGATGAGAACATATATCGCATTGAATGT TCTTCCGCACCAACACACTTGTCTATTCAGCTTATGGACTTTGGACATGATAAACCTGAAGTGACTGCTGTTTCCATGGATCCTAATTTTGCATCTTATCTGCTTAATGATTTCCTCCCAGTTGTTcctgacaaaaaagaaaagccaGGGATTTTCCTGAAGAG GAATAAACGTAGAAATGCAAATTCTGATGAGTGCCAGGCCATGGAAGGTTTTCGGGTTTTCAATGGTTTAGAGTGTAAAATTGCATGCAATTCATCCAAG GTATCCTATGTTTTAGATACAGAAGATTTTTTGTTTCGAACGGGAAGGAAAAGCAGAACTTTGCAGCAGAATGGCTCCTGCCACAACCAGGAGAAGATTTCGAAAAGAGTACAACGGTTTCACAGATGGCTATCTAGCAAATAA